Genomic window (Podarcis muralis chromosome 9, rPodMur119.hap1.1, whole genome shotgun sequence):
atGCCAGGTATAAATCATATTGTCCCGCAATTATTCTGCATATCCTTGGGGATTAGTTATGATAATCTTTCTCAGCATCATCATAGGTGATGAAAGACCAGAAAGTGAGATGGAGAACTTGAAAATTTTGAAAAATAGTTAAATAGtctgttaacacacacacacacacacacacacacacacacacacacacctgataaAAATTCACAATCATATGCAGATCTATTCAGAAATAAGCACCACTGGGTTTCGTGAGATTACTGGGTTTGATAAGATTACTTCTTGAAAAAAATGCAATTGTTTTGGAACCCAGTTCCAAACTTTAATTTATTGCACAGAAACACACGCACATGACAGAAGCCTGTCAATTTGTTCTCAGACAGCTGTTGGAGGAGAATAGTTTTTCCTCAAGCTGTAAAACTATATATAACTTTTATCACACAAAATATTGCCCTTTCCAGTTGTTCTGAAAAGACATGAAAAGAGGAGATACACTTTTAAAAGACAGGAAAAGGAGGAAACAAACAGGTAGGAACTCTAACAGGATGGAAGAACAAGGCAACTTCAGGACATGCCAGGTGCCATTGGGACTGgtgaggcagaaggcagggagtacAACGGTAGGTGGcagcagagccaatgacaggcagagtcagCAAACTCTATAGTTTTGTACACATCCTCCTTTCTGCTGAGttcttcaagggcagctctgaggctaaggaggaagaagttgatgcttttttccttaaaaaaaatgtttaggggtactctcattttgactcaagaaaatcaccatgttatagttcaaatcaggaaaaataaatacagtaaatggacaaaagtacaaagatttgcaaaatgtttaggggtatgcattcccccagaagaaaagcactggccaTACTTACCTGCCTGATCCAGTTGTAAGAAAAGAAGACAGGTGGGTGCTGCCAGACAGCGGACtaagattggtggggcagtgttgTATTCACCCTAACAGAGCAGCCTCCATTGTGTCCATAATGCCTATGGCCTACTGGTTGCTCACCGGTCATTTGCACTTTCTCCAGAATTTTTGCTCTCCACATTTAAGTTATGTTGTGAATggtttgctttttgtttcttcAATGTGCATGTAAAAAATTGCTATCAGTTTTTTTTGTCATGAGCAGCAGCCTGCTCATCAGTGAGGACTTACTCAAGTAAAATGAGGCAGGAAAGAGGCGTGGCTGGAGAGTCTGAAAAGGGTGGATCTTTGTAGCTTTCTATGctatgtgtgggtgtgtttgtgaaTGTGTATATGAGAGACAAGAGGGTGAGGGGAAAGGCAAGTGAGGGAAATCCTCTTCCTGTTAGCTAAGGCCTAAGGGGTTTAGTGCCTGACCCACCACACCTTTCATTCTCTTAGggcggatctacactcatggtttataacgtttaaaatgtgttattaaaatgtgacaccagagggcgctgcagagcagCGAGCTACCTACAAAGGGAGGCTGCCATTAAACATTATAGAATGTTATATTTAATGTTTAGAagatcaatgtagatccagccttagTCAGATATACCATTGTATAACTGGTTGTTTATCTGTAGCTTTATATTCTGATCTTAAATATTGTAGCTGTGATCCACAGCTCTCAGGCATGGTTTTAATTCATGAAGTGGTTCATCAGAAGACCCTTTTCTGTGCTACAGTTTGCAACTTTGGAGCACCAATGTGCTGTATAGTTTCATGTCATTGTTCTCAGCTTTTACACAAGGCAGCAAACTATTTAGAAGCACCAGATTTAACAATCTAGTGAAAAGCTCTGATGCAAGCCaagttgtttttaattatattgaTCCTCAAGCACCTCTCTCCCTTGAGCCTTAATTTGAATTTCACATCAACAGAAAGCATAATTTCTATCCGTTCAAGGAATCACACCAAATTTGGAGACAAAAACATATGGGTGAGAGTTGAGAGTCTCGGCTGAATCTCTCTGAAACATGCTGATCTTTCCCTACTTATTTTGGATTTATGATGTTACCCGTATCCATGAATTAAAATGAACTAGGCTGTTTGGGGCATCAAAATGATGTAACACATTTGAGAAACCTGTCAGTGTCGCCAGCATTTACAAATAGGTTGATGTCTCTGCACATTGCTGAAGGCTCTACAGGCAACACGTAATAAACAATTGTACTTCTCTGCAGCCTAGATGTCCTCAAGAATAACATTTATTCCTATCTACGGTGTGAACACATCAATTTTATACCAAGTTAAGTACCAGGCAATAATGGGAATTATACTTTGGTGAAGGTACTAAAGGCTGCACTCCTATATGCACACCTACTAGGAGTAAGTCCCCTTGAATTCAGTGGAGGATACCATGGGCAGACCATGGTAATATGGCTtcctgtgtgacacacacacaggccCCTTGCACAAATCCAGCAAAGTGAGGCGCTGGGCTTTTGGAAAGAGGAGCAAGGTTCTGGcaaggtcctagagccctcccatcaccttcccaaagctgggcaaacactaactaggctttgggatgAGGCAGGAGGACTCTATCAGAACCTCATGCCTCtaggactctaggaccctatcagaccctcatgcctccttcccgaTTCAAGTGCTTACTAgactttgggaagaaggcaggaaGGTCCCCCCATGGCTTGACACCCTGTGTGGaggaacaaaaaaccccaaaccaataACAAAAAACCACCAATTAACTAACAATtaaattaattcattcattctctctcagcAATTACTTCAGGCAAGGGGTAAACGAGGGGAAAGCCCATTGGGTCCATCTTCTCCCAAGCTTCTTCATCATTCCTGCAGATGCCAAAAACTATCTAGGCTGAGGTTGGACAAATTGAATTTACATGAATCAAAGTCCCACCAAACTCACTAAGATttatatgcatgcatgtatgtctAGGATTCTGGGCCTCATGTATTCACACTTCTGCACTTGCTCATTTCATCATCATGAAATGCTCAGATGACAATTCTCTTCCACTTATATTGGGGTTTTTTCCCATTGCACATGCAGTGGCCTTTGGCTCCCAAGCAGAGATTTTTTTGAAGACAAGAGTGGATTTGGCTCACCTGCTTTCTTCTTTAGAGGACAGATGGAGAAGACATTTGTGCTTAGCATAAAAAGTCTCATTGCAGAAGGCTGCACTCCCAGCAACTGAGCACCACAGGCTGCTGGCAACTGATAGGCTGACAATATCcggaattctttgtgggaaaacAGACCCTTTTTTAAGACAATCTGGAGCCTTCAGCACCCTATGATATAAAGAGCCAAAATGTGCCCTCAAATGCCatatcttctctctctttctcttcctcttctccacaCCATGCAACCTCTTTCCGGATTCCAAATTTCCATTAATTATAAATATCTGTGTTATATAATGACTAGTTCTCTTCTTTCCATGGAGAGGCTGATTTGGTCTAATGACTCCTGACATTTCAGCCATTGCCTAGTGAGCTCATTCACATTTTCACTGCCATAAAACAAGCAAGCAGCCAATCTGCCTGACAGCAAAAAGATTGCTTATTCACCGGGCATACTGTAGCTCGGAACACAATAGGTGAAAAAGAGTCCAGATGAATCAGGGGTGTGGGAAACTCTAGCGTCTATACACGGCAAGTATGGCTTAATCCCCTAGTGAAATTTGTCTTTGGCATTCTAATGCTGGGGGATCATAGCTGGGGAGAAACGTCGGTTCTTCAGCATCCGCCCCCCCCTTATCCAATCTGTTGCTTAGCAGGGTGCATTTCTTAAGCAGAAATGAACCAAAATTAATGGTGCAGTTATACAAAGTTGTTCCCTTGGCTATTAACATCCCAGCAGGAGCTTCCAGGGCCAGGATGATGAAACATCTTTGGAGAGCGAAACGGACTTTGGTGAATTTGGCGCCAGGCTCTGCGGCCATGGGATTGTTGAAATCTGCAGTTAGAAAATGCTGGTAATGGCACAAACTGCTGCtcaggggagagaaaagggattaATGATAGCCAAGTCCTGGTTCTCTTCCCCCCTGAAATGCCAAAGTGCTACACCAGTTATCAATCAAGGAAGCGAAATACATTAGCAGATTGATTGGGTTTGATACAGTGGGAGCCAGCTAGACTTCGGAATACTCTCTAAAAACAATTTTTACTGTGCAACGCTGGAGAAAGCCAACAAATAATAAACCTGTCAGAGTGCTCACCAAGTGCTCGTAAATACAAAAGCTGCTGTATTCTGCCCAACAGCTGCAAAAGGAGACTGATTCCAATGCCGGGGAAACGGTCAATACTCTTGCTTTTGCATCTGATAGCAATTCTAGTTAACCTTTTCCACTTTCCTTCACTGCTACTTGCACAGATGGTGCTGTGAAAAGGACCATGGTTTGGCAATGCTGAGAACATCCTTTTCCGCACCTTCTCCAGACCAATTCTGCACCTTCCAAAGCATCATTTTGGCAAACATGACAAAGAAGAGGAATTGTTTAAACAGTGTGAAAATTGCAGCCCTGTGAGGGTACTCTTAACAactatcagcacccttaacaaactccaatTCCCAGAAATCTTTCTGGATAGCCATTACTCTTTAAAGTGGTTTCAATGTATAATTCAGATGGGGCCTAGGTTGACACTGGGAGGATTCAAGCAGATAAACAATTCTCATGTTAGTTCAGAccaggaatggaggagaaatttgtttcagtttgcatgttaATATGAACCTTCCTAACCTGCTTTTCCTAAAACAACACAAGCTGGGGCGTTATCCTTCAAAGTTTCCACTTCTCTGAATCTGCTATAGCCTGTGTGGTGTCAAGTGTTATCCTATGAGTTGAGGCTATTTGGATTTAACACTTCACCACACAACGTTAATCTCTGATTTCACTATGATTTTAGTGAATAATTGCATCCTAATCAGAATGCAAAGCAAACTTGTCTGAAGTGCTGGATGGATAGGTAGACAGACAGTCTGACTGACTGGCACAATATTATGGCTGCTAGCTTTTCACCTGTACATATGGGGGCTAGACGTTGAGAGGCTTTGAGAGAGGATGCAGGTACTGCCTTTCTGGCCCTGCTAATTCCTGCACCCTCTGTGCTTTCCTGCTTGCTGTAGCAAGCAAGACTCTTCATTCTGCCTTGCTGAAGTCAGGAGAAAATGGACGGCTAAGGGAGTTGGTGGAGCAGGAGAACAGTACAGAGATTTTAGCCTCCTTTGACACCTGGGGGCTTTTTGCAGGGATGTTGTCAGGTGAAGACATAATGGCTGCCCGTGGTTCTGGAGAAgataaaccaaataaacaaaggGTGAACAAAAGAGAATGAAAAGGAAGTATTTCTCAGTGGCTGGGATGTTAAACCTGAACTCACGTAACCTGAAATGTTGCTGGATCATGAATGCAAAGCAATTGCTGCAATACTAAACACAAATATATCACCCCATGGGAAATGTTTGCTTTCTGCAGGGAGAGAACATCACACAATCCTTTTTCAAGCCTTGGGAAATGCTACCTATTCATGTGTCTGACTCCTGCAGCCATTCATTCCAAAGTTGTCAGGTTTGCCTCAAGAAAATGGAAGGGCTTCTGTCCTAGTCCCTGTGAGATTCTGTTTTTAATGGCACAGTCAAGTCATcacacaaagcgtgttctccctaacagagagcatgtgttgcggttgggggaacaggccaccccACAATGACTTGGCAAATTGTTAGCAACCCAAGCATTTAAGGGTTAAATGGGTTGCTGGGGGAAGACTAATTTGGCAattggaggaggggttagaggctatatatacaggggccagaAGAGGGAACGCCCTCTTGGCCGTTTTGAACTGGATCAAGGAGCAACTACCTGGTCACGGTTGTATTTCGAGCCTTGCTAATTTTCCAAAACCTTCTTGCTGCCTGGCTTTCTCCCTTTTCTTGTCCCGATCCttattttctcttcctccctgtaTTCTCCTTTTACTtaattccttatttattttactgtaatCGCTCTGGTTGTCGGGGCCTTTAGGGTATCTGGCTGAgggtggggttcccccccccccggcctggggAGGCCTTCCCTTCCCGGCAGCTTACCTTGGAAAAAGAGTAGGTCCACGGGTGCCCGCAGCCATCCCCTGGGGTCGCCGTCGCTGCTCCGCGTCGGAGAGGCCCGGGCGCCTTCGGCCTCATCGGTGAGGCCTTTAAGTAGTACGCTCCTTTTTGCCGcgctcccgccccccccctcccggGCGGATCCCCGGTTCGTCGGGGTGCGCGGCGCCTGCTCCTTGACTGTTCGGGGGAGCAATCGTTGGGCCTCGGCGCGGCCTGGGTTTGCCGCGCCGGGAGGCCTGCGCGGGGCGGCGGGGCCTTGCCGCGGCCTTTACTGCCTAAGCGGGCCTCCCGCCCTCGTCGGCCGCTTCCAGCCCAGTGAGCCGGTGGCGGCTTAGCTCCCAGCGGTTTCCCCGCCGCCTGCGGGGTCCCGCCCAGGGGGGCCGGCCCACGGACACGGTGCGGTGCGGCAGCGTCACCGGCGACTAGGCCCgacgccccctccccccccattcgGGGGTGCGTGGGatcgaaataaataaattgcgAAAAAGAGTAGGCCTTGCTTTGGGAGCGTGCACGTGGCGCGGCGGAAAAAGGGTTCGCTTTCGCTTTCCCATCCcccgctgcccccctcccccccctacTCAGGTCCTGACTGTGGCTGCAGCCTACTGGTGCGTGAGCTCCCCCCTGGTGGCTCAGCGCTGCACTGCAGCCTCATTGATTTAGCTGGGCCTACAGGAGACCCCTGCTGGCTAGTTGGCGCATTGCAGCTCCTATAATTTAATTTCCTTAGCCTGCAATTCCTTTGTTTCACTTGTTGCTTATCAAAGTTGTTTATTGTGAGTTTTAATTCTTTATATTCCTCTTGACCAATTATTCACGGTGCCTTTGCACTTCCAGTTTGGCACGgctgataccccccccccctgtggacGAACTGGGGACGTGCTTTGATTAACCCATTGTTATATGTGATTGATTATTACCCATACTTAATAGTTAATTAGCATTTTGTTAATTTAGgcgatttcatttatttcatttacttcAGTTGCTGTTTCCGAGTCATTGAAGGGTAGTGCTCACAGGAAGCTAACTGTTGACCTGCAGGCCCAAGGGTGGTTGGTTATTTCTGGTCATTGTGCAGCACTAACTGACTTTGAATTTCCCGACTAGCAGGCATGGCCCCGAAGAAAGCTTCGGCCCGAACTGGCCAGTCTACCACTGCAAAACGGCCTATCAGGGGTCCTTCCCAAGCACTGCGCTCACCTGCCCCGAGTCAAGCAGTTGGTCGGGTTCAGTCATTGATGGCAAGCATGGCTGATGATCCAGCGGCCATGTCTCGTTTTGCGGCTGAAATGGATGGTGTCCTCCAACGTTGTTCCACTCGGCCCTCTACGTCTGCAAGGCCACCTCAGCCGTTGGTGCCATCGTCACCAGCTTCATCACTGTCTAGCGAGCATGAGGGGGAAGGGCCGTCAACTAGTAATGCGCGGGTGGATTCCCAGTTTATCCAACCCTCCTACTTACCTACTACTCGTGTCCGTTCGCGTAGGACAAGGCTGTCTTCCAGGAGGGTGTCTCGAGGAAAGACCCCTTCGGCACCTGCTTCCCGTCGGAGCGGGGCTGTCCAGCCTTTAGTTGGGGTGGCTTCGGGTTCAGGCACCTCACATGTTGTATCTTCTTCTGTGGCTCCAGGTCCTTCACAGCAGGACCTTGACTCGGGATCCTCCATGGAGGACAGCCTTCCAGTTCCTGCCAGGAGATCCTTGGGTGGAAAGCGTCACCACAGAAGATCTTCCCGGAAGCATGCCAAACGCAGAAGGgaggactcttcttcttcttatactgGTACGTCTTCTAGTTCTGACGATGAGGTGGGTAGCTCAATAGAACTTTATTGGGGTTTCGGCGAGGCGGCTTCAGGGCTCCCGAGGTGGGCTTGGGAAAGGAGGGCCAATGCTCACTGGGCGAAATACGGGGCAGTACAAGAGTGTAGGGATGGTGTGCTGGTACCGGACGTTAAGGTCTCTACCAACTCGGCCAGAGACATCATCCCAGGTTCACACTTGGCGACGAAGCTACGGTCTAGGATACTCAACGGCCGTTATGTAGATATATTTAAACTGGCCCCACCCTCTGAGGACCAGGAGAAAGTGAATTTCTCCAAAAAGCGCCCTGGCAACCCCACAATTGACAGAACTTTCGAGCACTGGCTTGATTGTTTCCAAGTCTTCGCCGGCGTAGTGGTGGCAGCTTATCCTCGGAGATCTCTccacttgtttgtttatttatccaTCGTTCGCTCCGCCTTCACCAAAGCTGGCGAAAAAGCGGCGATAAAATACGATGAGAACTTTAGGCGTCGGGCGGCCAGGATCCCGTCGGCTCGCTGGGATCGTAAGGATCTCGATGTGTGGACCACCCATGTGGCCCCACTCATTGACAAAAAAGTGCCGGAACAGCAGAAGCCCAAGCCGGCGGCCTTTAGAACTAGCCGCCGTATGCTATGCTGGGATTTTAATAAGGGATCATGTCAGCGCCAGGGGTGTAAGTACGCCCACAGTTGCGAGAAATGCGGCGGCGCGCATGCAGCGTCTGCTTGCTTTAGTGGACGGCGGCCCTTTCGTGGAGGCAGAGGGGGTTCCCAGCAAACCCCTAAACCAACCCCCTCTACTGCAGCTGCAGCACCAGGAAAGTAATGTATTGACATCTTTAGCCCACACCCCTATTCGCTTGCAGGTCCTACAATTCTGGCTCCAGTCTTACCCCAACAGGGAGGCTGCGGCCTATTTGAACAATGGTTTCTCCGTTGGCTTTAGGATTCCGGTAGCCATGTCTCCCGTGGCACGGAATCCTGCTAACCAGAAATCAATTCGCGAGCTACCTATGGTCGCCCGCAAGAAAATAGCAAAGGAAGTGGCTATGCATCGCATGGCTGGTCCCTTTGACGCACCACCCATTCACGATTTGCATATATCCCCGTTAGGCATCGTGCCAAAAAAGGCCCCGGGTGAATTTCGTTTAATTCACAACCTATCACACCCTGAAGGTACGTCAGTTAATGACGTTATTCCAACGGAGCTCTGCTCCGTGAAGTACGCTTCTCTTGATCAAGCGATCAAGATGATTCGGAAGTTCGGTCGCGGTGCCTTATTGGCAAAATGTGATATTGAATCGGCATTTCGCCTTTTGCCAATTCATCCAGATGATTTTTGGCTGCTAGGTTTCCAGTTTGAGGGCAAGTATTACTTTGACAAAGCTATGCCTATGGGCTGTTCAATAGCGTGTGCCGCTTTTGAAACTTTCAGCACCTTTTTGGAGTGGGCCCTGAAGTCTAAAACTGGACTGGGCGGAGTCACACATTATCTGGATGATTTTTTACTGGCTTCTGCGAACAACACCGGCGATTGCTTGGCGCTGTTGCAAGCCTTTGCCGACCTCACGCAAGAATTGGGGGTCCCGCTCGCCGCTGACAAGACAGAGGGTCCTTCGACCCAGCTCACTTACCTGGGTATCCTTTTGGATACGGTTGAGCAAACTTCTAGCCTCCCTGCGGACAAGCTGGAAGCTTTGAGGAAGGTTATAGAGGAACTGCTTCCATTGAGAAAAGTGTCCCTCAGGCAACTCCAGTCGCTTTTGGGACACTTGAATTTCGCTTGCAGGGTGGTGGCTCCTGGGCGCCCCTTCTGTTCATGCCTAGCATGTCTCACTGCTGGGTTAAGGTTTCCGCATCATCGGGTTCGCCTTTCCCGGGAGGTGAAGACCGATCTTCGCATctggttggaattcctggaggaattcaaTGGAGTTTCATTATGGCAAGACACCTTGAACTTGCATAATGATTTCCAGGTGCAATCAGATGCCGCTGGTTCCTTAGGATTCGGCCTTTTCTGGAAAGGTCGCTGGTGTGCCCAACGTTGGCCACCTGGGTGGCAGGGAGGTGAGATCACGCGTGACCTAACTTTTCTCGAGTTTTTTCCAATTGCAGTGGCAGTGCATTTGTGGGTCGAGGAGTTCAGGAACCGTCGTGTCTGCTTCTGGACGGACAACCAGGCGGTGGTGAATGTCCTAGCCAAATTGTCATCACGCTCCCCCAGGGTCTCGGCCCTGTTGCGGGACTTCGTGTTGCATTGTTTACGTTATAATATAGTTTTCTCGGCACGTTTTATCCCAGGGGTGTCTAACGatattgctgatgctctgtcccgttttcagatggagcggttcaggTTCCTGGTTCCAGAGGCGCGGATACGTCCGGaatatttcccggatcatctctggaaccttggcagcaattaGTTTTTCAGGGAGTAGCGGCATCGGTTTCCCCTTCTACTCTGAGATCTTATGAAAAAGCCTGGGCTGATTTCCTGGCATTTGCCAGCTTATCAGACAGTGTGGCGTCTGGGGTCCCACCCACCTCTTCGCAGGTGTTGAAGTATTTGGCGCACTTGTTTCAATTGGGACGTGCAGCCAGGACGCTTAGGATGCAAGCGGCTGCTATAGCCTTTTTCTGCAAAACATATTTTGATAAAGACCCTTGTGCAAAGTTTGTTGTTCGCAGGGCGCTTGAGGGATGGGGTAGAATTTGCCCCTCCAGGCCGGCAAACCGGCACCCCATCTCCTTTGACTTGCTGAGCAGGTTGCGCAAGAAGCTCAGGGTGGTTTGTTGGTCTGGGTACGAGGCTCGCCTGTTCTCGGCTGCCTTTTCCGTCGCATTCTTTGGCGCATTGAGAGTGGGTGAGCTAGTAGTAGAAGACCACAGGGATGGTCGTTCTAGGGGCCTTCTGCTCCAGGACATTCAGCTGTCCCCTGCTGAATTGAGAATTACTATTAGACATTCAAAGACGGATCAGGGGGGCAGGGGTGCCCTAATTCGACTCCCTGCCACGGGGGAGGCgggcccttgcccagttaagGATGTCAGCAAATACCTGGAGTTGAGAACGCAAGGGGATGGTCCGCTGCTTCGGCATGAGAATGGGTTGCCGTTATCTAGACACCAATTTGCGAGGGTATGGCGTAAGGCAATTGTGGCCTGTGGTGGCACGGCTAGCGATTTCGCCCCCCATTCCTTTAGAATAGGGGCTGCCACGACGGCTGCTCACTGGGGCTTGTCAGCTGCCAGAATAAAGGATTTGGGTCGTTGGAAATCTAATGCGTTTAGGGGATATGTGCGTTAATGGTTTGGTGTCTtatattgttttcttttgttcgTTTTGTCCCAGGTTTAGATACCGTGCGCATAtggatggtggggcacagcatcatCCATTGGGCTGGTGTCGCAGCACGGCAGTCCGGAATGGGTCCAGGTCTCGGTCTTCCTTCGCACATACGGTTGTCCTGGCTATCCAGAAGGGGAATGCGCTGGGCAGAGTTTTTGCCACGGATTCAGAGCCAGCTGCTATTGGAAGGGCCGCCAGCTGCTATCGTGGTGCAGCTGGGGGAGAACGACCTGGTTTCAACGGACTGTTTCTCATTGCGTGCTGCAATCTTGGGTGACTTGGAGacgctgcgggcaatggtgcccacaGCAAAACTATTTTGGTCCAAGCTTTTGCAACGACGTGCTTGGACGGGCAGTCGTTCCCCAGCAGCCATCGAAAGGGCCAGGAAGCGCACCAatgctgtggtttccagaaggATTGCCTTTCAAGCGGCAGCCCTTTTTAGAGCTGATGGAGTGCACCTGTCGGCTTCTGGGAATGAGGCTTGGATAAGTGCAGTGGTggccaagctgaggtcttggctggggctgtgagtggttggcggggagctgagggctccatggcggttaggcattggttaaatggtgcttggaggggtaagtgcctacccctccaaatgatgcgaatgggaattccgttaaaggaaatccagggccttgacattctttcgtccttgtccccggagtcggacttgggccggtcaagaccccaccggaacatgagggtgagaggtgttagTCTGATTTCCCAGCTtcattctcacccaatacttgtttcccacgctggcttccgttggtgtccggaaggccagctctgtccctgagggcaaggacagatagtcataaccaatgcctaagcaaccactcacgttttgtatttgaataaagttgtggccaaaaatatgccaaaaaccttaaacaaaaattgatgtgtgaagtgtgagtttgttgggggtggcttgtgggactcaacacgcaaagcgtgttctccctaacagagagcacgtgttgcggttgggggaacaggccaccccACAATGACTTGGCAAATTGTTAGCAACCCAAGCATTTAAGGGTTAAATGGGTTGCTGGGGGAAGACTAATTTGGCAattggaggaggggttagaggctatatatacaggggccagaAGAGGGAACGCCCTCTTGGCCGTTTTGAactggatcacccgccctcccgtcCTTTTATTAGGGTGgttttgctcgcttgaccttgctattgcctgtcatggggtcgttcgcctttgagcgggggcctagtaggaattttgccatttggctgattggctggtgccacttggtttttgcctactacgtagcaaatcgtcacaacttgtaaggttggtggttaggcattggttaaatggtgcttggaggggtaagtgcctacccctccaaatgatgcgaatgggaattccgttaaa
Coding sequences:
- the LOC144328934 gene encoding uncharacterized protein LOC144328934 — protein: MAPKKASARTGQSTTAKRPIRGPSQALRSPAPSQAVGRVQSLMASMADDPAAMSRFAAEMDGVLQRCSTRPSTSARPPQPLVPSSPASSLSSEHEGEGPSTSNARVDSQFIQPSYLPTTRVRSRRTRLSSRRVSRGKTPSAPASRRSGAVQPLVGVASGSGTSHVVSSSVAPGPSQQDLDSGSSMEDSLPVPARRSLGGKRHHRRSSRKHAKRRREDSSSSYTGLDTVRIWMVGHSIIHWAGVAARQSGMGPGLGLPSHIRLSWLSRRGMRWAEFLPRIQSQLLLEGPPAAIVVQLGENDLVSTDCFSLRAAILGDLETLRAMVPTAKLFWSKLLQRRAWTGSRSPAAIERARKRTNAVVSRRIAFQAAALFRADGVHLSASGNEAWISAVVAKLRDGGDLPFQVLTNYRTYSSAVVSTDYHWALISISAISKEET